A stretch of DNA from Deltaproteobacteria bacterium:
GACACCCCGATCATAAACATCATCGCGTAATAAACGGCTGGGGCTGCTTTTTGTATCAGGAGGAACGCAAAGACAAAACCAGCGGCACTCAAGATTAACGCGCAGATCACCTTTTTCCGTGACCTAAAATGCTGACTGAGTGCACTGCTAAGCATGTCCCCGAATAAAATGCCGATGTTGCTGACGATCGTCATGTAAGTCGTTTTGACCTCTGCCGTGACACCAAGATCACCGGTTATCTCTGGCGCAAAGGGTATCAATATCCCGGCGGTCAGCCAAAGCGGTGATCCAGCCAATACGCAGGAGACAAATCGTCTCATGCGCTTCGGGTGAAGCAGCATCAAAAAATTACCACGAGAGACATTAGGCGCCGCATCGTCCATGGCCGCAAAGACTCCGGAATCCACGATCCGAATACGTGTCACCAATAACACAAGGCCGAGGCTGCCGCCGACTATATAGGCGACCTTCCAATCGAGCAGTTCACCAACAAGCGCCGCCAACGTGACACCTAGTGCTCCAGAGGCCGCGACGAGCCCAGTGGCATAACCGCGATGCTCGCGTGGCAAGACTTCGCTCACCAGGGTGATGGCTGCTCCAAGCTCCCCAGCCAAACCAAAACCAGCCAAAAACCTGAGCACTGCGTAGGCCTCGATCGACTGCACCCAAGCATTTGCGATATTAGCTATCGAATAGAGGAGAATCGAACCAAAAAGGACCGAGAGGCGCCCTCTCCTATCCCCAAGCAGGCCCCAAAGTAGCCCGCCGAGTAGCATACCGATCATCTGCACATCCAGTAGCAGCATCCCGTGACTGACTAGCTGCGACCCCGCATAGCCGAGGGCCTCAAGGCTAGGACGCCGAATAATGCTAAAAAGCAGAAGGTCGTAGGTATCCACCATATACCCTAGCGCTGCTACAAGGACATTCGGATGCAAGAGACTGCGCCAGGGGGAGACGTCTTTGGTTATGGGTGCATATTGGGGAGTGGCCATTGGGACTCTCTCTTGGTCACAGTTTAGTTTGAATGCTGATTTCTAATCCGACTTTGAGCTAGGGGCAAAAGTTTTGTCTGTGGGGTCCCTTGAACAATCGGAGCTCGCTAACATACTTCGGGTGACCTGAGTTGCTCTGACGCGGTATTATAGTTCAAGAAAGCTTCAAATCCCCGTGCCACTGATCTCAAAGGACCCCCAATATGCTGCCGCGCTGCGCTTTGTACTTCCTGATCCTTATCGCGTCTTCGGTAGCGACAGCGCGGCCGGGCTCACAGCCAGAGCAAGCCAAACCTTGGCTCGGGGTGAGGATCGAGACCGTTGCACCGCCCGCCACTGGAGTGATCATCAAAGAGGTCATCAGTGGTACGCCTGCCCAAGAGGCGGGCCTCATGAAAGATGACTTAGTTCAAACTATTGACGAGCAGCAGGTCACTACACCCGAGGCTTTCATCAAGGCCGTCCAGTCACACGGTATCGGTACTGCGGTGAGTGTGGCATTTATCCGCGGCGGCAAACTTGAAAAGAAAACAATCAAGCTTGTAGCGCGCCCCGACCAGCTTGCCATGTTGCAGCAAAGCCTAGTTGGCAAGGTGGCACCCCCATTTGATTTGCCAGTCATATCGGGCCCAGGACCAGGCTCCACGGAAGCGCTCAAGGGGCGCGTCGTTGTTGTGGAATTTTGGGCCACATGGTGTCCAGCCTGCAGGTCCACGCATCGGGAGCTTAGCGCGTTTGTCAAGCGCTACCCCAAAGACTTAGCTGTTGTCGCCATCTCGGACGAGAGTCGCGACGAACTGCTCAGCTACGTCAAAGCGACCAAGCCCGACTTCACGATTCTTCAAGAGTCCGATCATCAGGCCAGCTCTGCCTGGATGGTGTCCGCGATACCAGAACTCGCCGTAATAAGCCGCGCAGGCAAGGTGGTGTTTGCTACGATAGGTGGCGGTACTTATCTGGCCCAGACACTCGCTGCGGCAGAAAAGGAACTAAAAAACAAGTGACCTAGCGGATTAAAACCCTACGGAATGTTAGGTTAATGCGAAGGCCAACCGGGCGTTTTGTTTTAGCCAAAGCGTGACGATAGTCGTGCTGAAAGCTCCCGGCCATGATCAGAAGGCTTCTGTCCTCTAGATCCAAAGCAAACCTATGGCTCCCATCGCAAGATTTAACGAGAAATCGTCGCGTCGCTCCAAAACTCAGGGAGGCGATCAAAGGCTCCGGCCCTAGCTCAGGCTCGTCGTCGGCGTGATAACCCATATGCTGAGAGCCATCTGCATAGCGATT
This window harbors:
- a CDS encoding MFS transporter, encoding MATPQYAPITKDVSPWRSLLHPNVLVAALGYMVDTYDLLLFSIIRRPSLEALGYAGSQLVSHGMLLLDVQMIGMLLGGLLWGLLGDRRGRLSVLFGSILLYSIANIANAWVQSIEAYAVLRFLAGFGLAGELGAAITLVSEVLPREHRGYATGLVAASGALGVTLAALVGELLDWKVAYIVGGSLGLVLLVTRIRIVDSGVFAAMDDAAPNVSRGNFLMLLHPKRMRRFVSCVLAGSPLWLTAGILIPFAPEITGDLGVTAEVKTTYMTIVSNIGILFGDMLSSALSQHFRSRKKVICALILSAAGFVFAFLLIQKAAPAVYYAMMFMIGVSVGFWAVLLTSTTEQFGTNLRVTATTNVPNLVRTLVIPMTLGITMMQPSLGMRNATLVVATAVLILAVIGAMNLEETFGRDLGFTEN
- a CDS encoding redoxin domain-containing protein, translating into MLPRCALYFLILIASSVATARPGSQPEQAKPWLGVRIETVAPPATGVIIKEVISGTPAQEAGLMKDDLVQTIDEQQVTTPEAFIKAVQSHGIGTAVSVAFIRGGKLEKKTIKLVARPDQLAMLQQSLVGKVAPPFDLPVISGPGPGSTEALKGRVVVVEFWATWCPACRSTHRELSAFVKRYPKDLAVVAISDESRDELLSYVKATKPDFTILQESDHQASSAWMVSAIPELAVISRAGKVVFATIGGGTYLAQTLAAAEKELKNK